Part of the Lolium rigidum isolate FL_2022 chromosome 6, APGP_CSIRO_Lrig_0.1, whole genome shotgun sequence genome, GTTGCAAAAAGGGCCATTtcaccttatcatatgccttctcgAAATTAATTTTAAACAAAACCCTAACCATTTTCTTATTGTgtaactcatgaattgtttcatgaagAATGATCAACCCTTCCAAAATATTTCTACCCGGCATAAAAGCTGTTTGTGTTGGTTTTATAAttcttggggcaatccccgttatTCGATTAGTATCAGCCTTTAGTAAATATTTTAAAACATACATTTAGCAAACAAATAgatctatattgttgtatttgaaCTGCATCTTCTTTCTTGGGAAATAATGTGATTACGCTAAAATTAAGTTTGTAAAGAGGCAAATCCCCTTTACTAAACTGAGTGAATTCTCTGTGCCGATGTGCATTTCAAGCTTACTGGACCGGAATTTGCTAGAGCTAGAGAAGATGAGAGGTGAACTATTGCGGATAGACTGGAATTGACCTTATGCTAGGGCTGTAGTTGATGTTTCATGTAGCACTTGCGGCCTTCCTCTATTCTATCTCCTGTTTCTGTGATAGTTCAATAGCTTTGATGATGTTTGAAGTGAGTTAGCTGTAGCTCGCTATGGCGTGGACTTGGATGGTGTTACTTTGGTTGCATTTTAATAAAATGGAACCGGGGTtgggtgggtggggtgggggggAGGGGGTCTCCCCTTTTCTCTAAAACAAATCCCTCGCCGTGCTGCAGCAACACCGCTCCCTGACACTCTGTGAACACCAGCGAGACGACCGCTACCCGCACACCTCTGCAGCAACACCGCTCCCTGGCACTCCCTTGCCTAAAGATTTACTGTGAACATGGCCGCTACCCGCACACCTCTTCTTCCTTGTCGGGTTAGGCAGAGCGATGCCGAGCTGGGCATGCTAGGTGGTGCCACAACCGAGCTCTCAGCTGGTAGGTTCCAATTCTTCCTCATTGGGCTAGCGGTCGAGCGGGATGGGGCTAGTTGCCGCCGAGCTATGCGAGCGGCGGCCTGCAAGCTCTGCCTCGGACGTCGGACAATTAATTAGGGAGAAAGATGGGTTGGGGGTAGAAGATGAATCTGATATGTGGGCCTTTGTAGTTAGTGACACAATAGTTATCCCTGGAGTGAATTCTATTTatgcatttgtgacactaattaccccgTCGAGTGAAAATTTGTGTAGATTACCCATTTTTAAAGCTTTCGACTCTTCTTTTCGGATGTGTGTCAATTGGGCAAGGTGGTTGGTGATGATCGGGATCCAAAAACATCAAGACGATAGCGAGGAATGGAACATATGTGTTAAAGAAGCTTGGACATAATCGTCCATGAGGACCTCCGATATTTAAATATTTTGTGGCTCCTCATCGATTATCTTTTCTACCCTATCTAACAATAAATTTAAGGTCTCCTAAATGGGATATTTTGGTAGAAGTTccactaaatggggtaatatgtgtcaTAAATGCATAATTACatagtaaaaagtggaattcactcttatCCCTGTGTAGGATTGTTTCCTTTTTCGGTGCGCCAAACTCCTCTAGGGTTCAATTTTAACTGAGATTGACTAGTTCAGGGTATAAACGACATGAATTTGTCGTTTGAGGTTCATTTGGCCGAACTACTAGTGTTCGGGTTTAAAATATACTTCATCCTAAAAGGACAaccttttattccatcacatccaaCCACGGATAGATAACACTTTTTTTTGGAAGTCACAGCAAATCTCCTTCCTCTCGTGAAATGTGGGAGCAGGTCCTCCCTGTCAgccagagcacactacttttgtgtAGCCATTGCCTTGGCAATGGACACGAACGTGTCTCTCTTCGGCGTCAAGGCAGCAAGCAGGCGGTCCCTGTCCGGTAGGCACTGCCTCACGATCTCGTCTGCAGTGGACGCCCTCGCCCACCGGCGCAGCGCCTGGTGCTCTTCCTCAGGCAGCAGCGGCACCCCGGTGATCTCCTCGAACATCTCCATCCAGTGCGCGATCCCGCCGAGGactatgtcgaggtagccgacagAGTCGCCTCCGAAGAACGTTTTCCCCTCCGGCAGCTGCCCCTCGATGAGCGTCAGGTTCGCCTTCACCTCCCTCGCAGCCACCACCTGAGCCTCGCCGTCCGACGAAAACATAGCGATCCAGGACTCCCTGAACTGCGCGCGTACATATGCATGGAGGCAGCAAAACATCAGTGAAAGATTGTGTGTGTAATTCTGTACGTGCACCAGTGATTCAGCTCACCTGCTTGTCCACGAAGCTAGCCCAGaaccgggcggcggcgcgggcgagggGCTCGGACGGGAGGAGCGGCGGCCCATCAAACGCCTCGTCGACGTACTCGACGATTACCAGCGACTCGCAGATGGCCGGCCGGTCGCCGTGGAGGAGCACGGGCACCTTCTGGTGGACGGGGTTGTGCTTCAGCAACAAGTCGCTCTTGTTGCTGAGGTCTTCTTCGACGAGCTCGTAGGGGACTCCCTTGAGACGCAGGGCCACCTCGGCGCGGAGCACGAACGGGCTGCCGAAGCAGCCGATGAGCTTCACCGCCGGTTCCGACATCGTGGCCGGTGCTTCCGATTCTGCCTGATTTATGCGGGGTATATGTTGGTCTCTGCCCAATTTGATCGTCAGGTTAAACCAAAAACTGAATAGTACTAGACTTGCTAGTACTCCATACAAGTATGGCCGAGAGAAACTTCATGGCAACTTCGCGTCAAATTTTTGTCTCGATTTGTGACATGATCTTCCATGGATGATAGCTACGGGAAGCCCTTGCAGATTGAACCAGTTATTAGCTCGAGAATATTGTGTCTCACTGTACCAATGAAAAAAAAATTCGCATCGTCAGTGTACCGGTCGTCTCACGTCCTCGTCCATGACATTATCTTGAACGCCATGGCACGGCAGCAGGTTCAGAAAGGCAGGGTGGGCCAACGAATGAATAAAAGTCATGGAATGTTCAAACACAAAAATCGGTTAAACAGATATAGTTACTATATCAGACACATGTATTATCATTTTGATGAAATGGAGATGGAGAAAATAAATGCAACTTTGAAAAACAAGGAAAAAAACCTTATCATTCAGTTCAAATCTTGAGAATTCAGAGAAAACAAGGAATCTAAAAAGGTAAAATAAATTGAAtggcctagtttttttttttttacattagACTAGACTCCTTTAATCTACTCCCACCCATCCATataattatggatcggagggagtaattcttatttttttatataaaattGGCAATATGCATAGTCTTGAAGGTTTCTTATATAAAGAGTTACATATTAGAAATTCCATCCGTGTCTTTGGACTTTTAATATATTTTTGATTCATTTCTCAATAGTGTTTTGAAATTATTTTCACAAAATTGTTCGTATTAGTTCCTATTGTACATATTCTTCTCTATATTTTATCTATTTCAGCAATTTGGCAGTGTTCTTTTTTCAATTATgtgattattattattattcatATTGGTATGAACATTTTTATTCTCTTGGAAACAATGGGTCAGCACATACATCTATGCTTGGAAGATAAATATTTACATATATGTTTTGTCAACTGAAGTGATTGATATTTCGGAGAAAGGGGGCAGAGTAATTTTATTCGAAATGGCGTACAGTATATATATTTTTATACTTGAATGCATCTCTAAATTTTTCAAAGTTGTTCCGCCAATCGAGCAAAGTTGGGTATCGGTATACATCATCCTTGAGGACTAAGTCTTGGACTATATTTTGGTAAAAGAATTGTGAAAGATGAAGTGCCGATGCAGACAAGTTTTTGTTGAATAAGGACAAACCGATGGAAAGGTTTAGGCAACATGGCTTGGCAACTTATTTTAACTCTTAGACGCGAGATCGATGATAGATCGTAACTATTTTACATTAATGGTGCGTTTTGCAGGATTTTGGTCCCGATGCCTTGTGGCTCTAACGTGCTAGCCAACTCGACCAAaattccgaactgatggaaagggtttGACAACGTAATTTAACATCTAAGTCATCCTTTTTTTGCCTAGATGTTATGCTTTAAGTAAAATTTTGAACTAAATGACTTGTTAGACAACATTAGTGAGATCagaccctcggtctgcgccatgccatccacccccgcctctcgttggtgcgtggaggcgatctcgggcatcttccgcgacacgagggcgcccgaggcagcagccttgggtttgacggaggaggtggcctcttcttcgccggagagggtcggcctgcggttggtggtggtggattttgaTCTATCATCAccatccggcggtgagatggaggtgcatggaagccggcgatggtgtcgccggtggagggttgggttggccagcccgggatggtcgccgacgtgggggtccggcctgaataaaggcggcggtcctaggacctctcttgcgtgaagaggaggacctaccggaggcctggactcgtgatctggccggagggttgagttccggaaggctccgccggtgaatgtaacagtgctttgcctggagtttgctggatcggaggtattcggtcgtgcgcacccatgcgtttattccgaccgtttggttctggagggagcgacgcgaagctctttttcggtgttgacatcaagtgactatggatccatgatgaaagtcggaagaagagaatttcatgaaggccggaggggaggactagctaagggaggttcaagtctccgcgttgttgaggggcttgcttggtgtccgggcttcacagcagcggtatgaaagtgggggcgacaacacatgtgaagcgcgagtcctacctttcagggtgaaaacccaaggtctggccttaactggttgtgcctggcagtgaccttggtggagacattgttttgagagtggggactatcttcagggtgaaaacctaagatctttgatcgggcgacgacggtgttggagcactgttcccttcttggaggcgtcgttttttggagagtctgcaattcaggtgttgtcatggtggtggatgtattgctgttgttaggtccgtgatactgtagcgggacttttgtttcttagttttcttttcctttttttggctgtgtgcatccgtagtgccattagggtggtgcgttgttgcagaggctgtgtgtaattggtatctctcgatattaatatattccctttatcaaaaaaaaaaaaattagtgagaTCATGCTTACACCCCTATTATAGTGTAGTATATGAGCTTTGTTCCAAATACAGAGATCACCTGCAAAAAAAAATTTCCGCAGAATGATCACCTGCAATTTACATATCCAGTGTTACAGTTCCAACATACTATTTGTGTGCAGACATCGTCTTGGCAATGGACACGAAGATGTCCCTGCTTGGCGCCAAGGCAGCAAGCAGGCGGCCCCTGTCCGGCAGGCACTGCCTCACGGTCTCGTTCGCCGTGTACTCCCTCGCCCACCGGTACAGTGTCGGGTGCTCCTCCTCCGTCAGCAGCCGCACTCCAGCAATCTCTTCGAAGATCTCCATCCAGTGCGCAATCCCGCTAACGGCAATGTCGGGGAAGCCGATGGTGTCGCCTCCGAAGAACATCTTCCCATCTGGCAGCTGCCCCTCGATGAGCGTCAGGTTCGCCTTCGCCGCGCTGATGGCACTGGCCTGCTCCTCGCCGTCCGTCCACAGCGCCATCCACATGGACTCCCTGCACTGTGTAGGCACAGCAAAGCAGAGTGAAATTCTGAAATTTGGTTACTGATCGAACTAGTCCAATTCTTGATATATATGTCATATGTGCCAGTTCACTTACCTCCTTGTCCATGAAGCTGCCCCAGAaccgggcggcggcgcgagcgagaGGGTCGGCCGGCATGAGCCGCGGCCCACGGAAGGCCTCGTCAACGTACTCGACGATGACGAGCGACTCGCAGATGGCCGGCCGGTCGCCGTGGAGGAGCACCGGCACCTTCTGGTGAACGGGGTTGTGCCTCAGCAGCAACTCGCTCTTGTTGTTGAGATCTTCAGTGATGAGCTCGTAGGGAACACCCTTCAGACGCAGGGCCAGCTCAGCGCGGTGCACCACCGGGCTTCCGAAGCAGCCGATTAGCTTCACCGGCTCGGACATCATCACCAGTGCTTTGCTTGCTTTGGTGTCTCACTAATTTCTTTGAGATATAAAGCTTCAGCCGCGCGCTTTGATCACCACACGcgaaaaaagtaaactaaatataTCTTTCGTCCTCGTGCAGTCCTGCCCACGATTACAAGAAAATTCAGAGCAGCTTTGGTCAAACCTTATGGCATGTTTTCCACGGCTGAAAGCCACTGGAAGCTTCGCAGCTCTAAACAAAACGGTTACATAATGATAATGTGTCAAGATGTACAACCAAAAGAAGGCTTTcgcatcatttttttttttttgaacaagcttTCGCATCATTTGGGAACCCCATCAAATATAACTCCTTTCTCGCCGTCAGTGCGGCAACTATAGGCGACAAAAATAGAGAAAATAAGCACAAAAGCTTAAATTTGTCAGTAATCATAAACCAAATTGCAAACAATAAAAGTTAAATGGAAGGTAATAATTTTGATTTGATCTAGATGTGTCTGGTTGTTTTCTACAACAATCTCAATAAGAGAAGTGAAGTATTAGCTAGAAAATTTGAAATGGCGCATTAATTAGAAAGTATTTCGGCATTTTTCAACGTTTACAATTTCAGATACTTATCATTTTCCCTAGCTATGGTATTTTTTCGGTACTGAGTCCATAAGCGGGACCTGACTAGGAGCATAATATTTTTAAATATGTATCACGGTAAACTGATATTTTTCTTTTATAGGTATCCCCAAACATTAATCAGAATATAATATACATGAGATGTTATATAAATATTTCTGTATAGTTTCGTTAAAGGAGATGCACGAAGCCTATTGGTGTGCGTTTTTTTCGTCGAGCCTTCGTCTTTGATATTGTCTCATTTCTGAAATGCCAAGAACCTTATTGCCATGGACTTTGTAACTTGACTAGGCTGGACTTTCGATCTTGACTACTGTCCAAGTACTCACTCCTTCTCAAAATATGATGCATATATTTTTTTTGGTCAGAGTCAAACTTAATGCACATAATATGAAAGAATATT contains:
- the LOC124668028 gene encoding glutathione transferase GST 23-like: MSEPAVKLIGCFGSPFVLRAEVALRLKGVPYELVEEDLSNKSDLLLKHNPVHQKVPVLLHGDRPAICESLVIVEYVDEAFDGPPLLPSEPLARAAARFWASFVDKQFRESWIAMFSSDGEAQVVAAREVKANLTLIEGQLPEGKTFFGGDSVGYLDIVLGGIAHWMEMFEEITGVPLLPEEEHQALRRWARASTADEIVRQCLPDRDRLLAALTPKRDTFVSIAKAMATQK
- the LOC124667988 gene encoding glutathione transferase GST 23-like; the encoded protein is MMSEPVKLIGCFGSPVVHRAELALRLKGVPYELITEDLNNKSELLLRHNPVHQKVPVLLHGDRPAICESLVIVEYVDEAFRGPRLMPADPLARAAARFWGSFMDKECRESMWMALWTDGEEQASAISAAKANLTLIEGQLPDGKMFFGGDTIGFPDIAVSGIAHWMEIFEEIAGVRLLTEEEHPTLYRWAREYTANETVRQCLPDRGRLLAALAPSRDIFVSIAKTMSAHK